The genomic region GTCTGACGAACAGTTCGAAGTCTTCGGTGGCGAGGTTGTGGTCGAGCAGGTCGAACACGAGGCCGAGCCGACGTCGTTGCGGAGAGACCGTGACCGCAGACACCGCGGTGAGCCGATCGTGGCGATCGTAGCTCTTGAGGATCGGCGTCTGGCCGCGGGGAGCCCAGGTGCGGCGCACCGTGGGCTGGAGCATGAAGGCCGATTCGTCGGCAAAAACGATGGTGCGGCGACTACGCCGGGCGTTTTTTTATGCGGGCCCAATCCCGCGTCCGCCACGTCTGCACCGCTGCGGCGTCCCGCTCCCGCGCCTGCCGTTCGGGCTTCTGAGCCGACCAGTTCAACCGTGCCATCACGTGCCACACACCGGACGGGTCGTACGACACATCGAACTTCCGCTCGATCAGTTCGGCGATCCTGGCGAGGGTCCACAAGTCGGTCGGGAAGCCATGCTTGCGAGGGCTCTCGAGAAGCATCTTCACGAGCTTCTTTACCTGCGACTCCGTCAGCTTCTTCGGGCGACCAGGATGCGGCTTCGCCTTCAGGCCGTCCTGTCCGCCCTGCCGCCGTGCGCTTACCCACTTTGACACCGCCGACTGGGTCACGCCCAACTCGGCGGCTACCTGGCTCTGGGACATCCCAGAGTCCAGCAACTCCATGGCTTTCAGCCTGCGCGTTTCCGCGTCTTTTCGTTTTCCGCTGTATGGCATGCATGGGATATCGGCCAACCGGCCCATCCGCCGTGAATCGTTTTTTCAAGCGTCCCTAACTTGAAACCTGGTGCCATTCGTGGGGGCAGGTCAACGACTTCGAGCCCGACACGACCGTCTTCGACGTGGGCTTCGATGTCACCGGGCTCGCCGAGGGAAGCATGCTGCAGTTGGAGGTGCTCCAGGGCGTCACGTTCTGGAACGGGAGAGGCAGCACGCCGAGGTTCGCCCCGGTTCGCCGTGGGGTGGAACTGAACTTCAATCGTGACGCCGAGGACGTGTGAATCGGCGCGAGGAGACATGTCGGGCGGCGGCTCGATGTCGGCGCAGCCGAGGTGAGCGCAGGCGGCACCGAAGTCCATGACCACTTCGATGTCACGGTCGGTCGCAACTGGAACGGCTCCACGTTCCACGGACGGGCTCCCAACGGCATCTACGTGGTCGTGGGCCGGCTCGTCAGCAACGGTGTGCGTCCGTCGGCGCCGATGGCATTCGTGTTCAACGTGAGGGCGAGCGAGACGGCGCACGAGGCGGCTGTGGAGTTCTTCCACGACCG from Planctomycetota bacterium harbors:
- a CDS encoding IS630 family transposase is translated as MGRLADIPCMPYSGKRKDAETRRLKAMELLDSGMSQSQVAAELGVTQSAVSKWVSARRQGGQDGLKAKPHPGRPKKLTESQVKKLVKMLLESPRKHGFPTDLWTLARIAELIERKFDVSYDPSGVWHVMARLNWSAQKPERQARERDAAAVQTWRTRDWARIKKRPA